TCGTGAGGAAGCTGTCGAGGTCGGGGACGTTGTACGCGACGTGACCGCTGACCGCGACATCGGCCAACGGCGTCTCCACCGCGACGTCGGGCCAGCGCCCGAGCACGAGCGTGACCGGGAGCCCGATACCGGCGCCCCGACGGGCGACCGTCTCGAGCATGTCGTCTTGACCGTCGACCACGATCAGGCCCGTGCAGCGCGTCGCAAGCGGGAGGCTGGTCGCGCCGCCACCCACCCCCACGTCGAGCACCGTCCCGGGTTCGGCGAGCGCTTCGAGGGCTCGCGACGCGGTCGGCGTCGGCGCGCCTCGTCCGTCGCCGATCGCCGCCCGTTCGCCTCGGCGTGCGAACAGTTCCGACGGAAACCCGTACGGCGACTCCGGCGCGGCCTCGAGGATCGCCGGGGGGATCGCCCACGACGTGAGGGCTTCGGCCCACGCGGCGCTGAGCGCCGCCGGATCACCTGTCATCCAGCACCTCGTCGGTGTCGGCGCCGAGCAAGGGCGGCGGGCGCCTCGTGGGCAGCCGTTCACCGTCGAACCTGAGGGGGTTCGCGACCAGGCGCAGCGTTCCGCCTCGATCCGGGTCGACGACGTCTTCGACGAGCGCGTCACCCTCGGGCGAGGCGAACACCTCCTCCATCGTGCGGATCGGCGAACATGGCACCGAGGCCGCCTCGAGCTCGCGGAGCCAGTCGGCGGCGGGTCGGGCCATGAACGCCGCCGCGAGCAGCGCCACCAGCTCGTCGCGGTTCGCGACACGGTCCTGGTTGGTGGCGAACCGATCATCGTGGGCCCACTCCGGATGTCCCACGACCTCGCACGTTCGACGGAACAGCCGATCGTTCCCGCCCGCAAGGATGAACGGGCGATCCGAGGCGTGGAAGGCCTGATACGGCACGATGTTGGGGTGCGCGGTGCCCAGGGCGGTGGGCACGACACCGCCGATCAGCGTGTTGGCCGCCTGGTTCACCATCGCGGCCACGCTGGCGTCGAACAGCGACACCCCGACGTGGCGGCCGAGGCCCGTCCGCTCCCGCTCGGCGAGGGCCGCCAGGATGCCGATCGCCGCCTGCAGGCCGGTCACGACGTCGAGCAACGCCACCCCTGCCTTGACAGGCTCGCCGC
This genomic stretch from Actinomycetota bacterium harbors:
- a CDS encoding class I SAM-dependent methyltransferase; its protein translation is MTGDPAALSAAWAEALTSWAIPPAILEAAPESPYGFPSELFARRGERAAIGDGRGAPTPTASRALEALAEPGTVLDVGVGGGATSLPLATRCTGLIVVDGQDDMLETVARRGAGIGLPVTLVLGRWPDVAVETPLADVAVSGHVAYNVPDLDSFLTTLTAHARRRVVIELTDRHPLSWMNDLWLRFHGLDRPDRPCADDAEALCAALGLDVLREDRVDTAESAGSGFDRREDAIGLVRRRLCLPPERDAEIAEALGPRLHEHGGLWSAGPAEQRVITLWWDVHRGAAT
- a CDS encoding CoA transferase, which codes for MTAGSQTAPAPLAGLRVIDLSRVLAGPLATMTLGDLGADVVKVERPGEGDDTRHWGPPFAGDDAAYFLSLNRNKRSAVIDLRSAEGVAAVERLSAGADVLIENFRPGLMGELGLALDDLRAANPRLVTCSLTAFGEAETAARPGYDIIVQALCGLMSVTGEPGGEPVKAGVALLDVVTGLQAAIGILAALAERERTGLGRHVGVSLFDASVAAMVNQAANTLIGGVVPTALGTAHPNIVPYQAFHASDRPFILAGGNDRLFRRTCEVVGHPEWAHDDRFATNQDRVANRDELVALLAAAFMARPAADWLRELEAASVPCSPIRTMEEVFASPEGDALVEDVVDPDRGGTLRLVANPLRFDGERLPTRRPPPLLGADTDEVLDDR